Proteins encoded within one genomic window of Saccharopolyspora pogona:
- a CDS encoding TIGR02678 family protein translates to MISTFEELPDIDAANVVRCARVLLRRPLLRPGGLDGDLLPMIYRQRVVLQEVFSSLLGYRLVVERRFARLYKTGPGADATRGEASLSPRGYAYLALTLAALTGIGRQVLLSRLVSDVRAAAVEADVQVVDDPADRRALTAALRQLVALGVINETEGSVTAESTAEALITIDTDLLGQLIAGPLAEADSPEQLVELAAAAGPRNLEHAVRRRLVEDPVVLYDDLPTEQAAWLREHVTNESRLLERFFGLVGECRAEGVVVCDPEDYLTDLVFPGPGTVARIALLALPELLGRAEPDGSGKHPVTWQDFTDVCQELVDSYPAAWSRQATEDHQDLVHLVVALLRRLGLLQDHDGRWLLSPAAHRWLPQPDATPAPGREPEPAPEPPGWSLFDEMTVFDEMQEDGPR, encoded by the coding sequence ATGATCTCAACCTTCGAAGAACTCCCCGACATCGATGCGGCGAACGTGGTTCGCTGCGCCCGCGTGCTGCTGCGTCGGCCGCTGCTGCGCCCCGGCGGACTGGACGGCGACCTGCTGCCGATGATCTACCGCCAGCGAGTCGTGCTCCAGGAGGTGTTCTCCTCGCTGCTGGGCTACCGCCTGGTGGTGGAGCGGCGTTTCGCACGGCTCTACAAGACCGGGCCGGGCGCGGACGCCACCCGCGGCGAGGCGTCGCTGTCGCCCCGCGGCTACGCGTACCTGGCGCTGACGCTGGCCGCGCTGACCGGCATCGGCCGCCAGGTCCTGCTGTCGCGGCTGGTGAGCGACGTCCGCGCAGCCGCCGTGGAGGCCGATGTCCAGGTGGTCGACGACCCGGCGGATCGGCGCGCGCTCACGGCGGCGCTGCGGCAGCTGGTGGCGCTCGGTGTGATCAACGAAACCGAGGGCTCGGTGACCGCCGAGTCCACCGCGGAGGCCCTGATCACCATCGACACCGATCTGCTCGGCCAGCTCATCGCCGGGCCGCTCGCCGAGGCCGACAGCCCCGAGCAGCTGGTCGAGCTGGCCGCCGCGGCCGGGCCGCGGAACCTGGAGCACGCGGTGCGCCGTCGGCTCGTCGAGGACCCGGTCGTGCTCTACGACGACCTGCCGACCGAGCAGGCCGCCTGGCTACGCGAGCACGTGACGAACGAATCCCGCCTGCTGGAGCGGTTCTTCGGCTTGGTCGGCGAATGCCGCGCGGAGGGCGTGGTGGTCTGCGATCCGGAGGACTACCTCACCGACCTGGTCTTCCCGGGCCCCGGCACGGTCGCGCGCATCGCGCTGCTGGCGCTGCCGGAACTGCTCGGCCGCGCGGAGCCGGACGGGTCCGGTAAGCACCCGGTGACCTGGCAGGACTTCACCGACGTCTGCCAGGAGCTGGTCGACTCCTACCCGGCCGCGTGGTCCCGGCAGGCCACCGAGGACCACCAGGACCTGGTGCACTTGGTCGTCGCGCTGCTTCGCCGGCTCGGCCTGCTGCAGGACCACGACGGCCGATGGCTGCTCAGCCCGGCGGCGCACCGCTGGCTGCCGCAGCCGGACGCCACCCCGGCCCCGGGCCGGGAACCGGAACCGGCCCCGGAGCCACCGGGCTGGTCGTTGTTCGACGAGATGACGGTGTTCGACGAGATGCAAGAGGACGGTCCACGGTGA
- a CDS encoding TIGR02680 family protein, whose product MSADSTESVPSANRWRLHRGGIVNIWQYAETTFDLGGGRAIFQGTNGSGKSRTLELLLPLCLDGDLRQLGSKGFDTVSIRRLMLDEYPGGPNRIGYAWIELHRETPGGGASGGTEEFLTCGIGVKASKTSQSISDSWRFITGRRVGINLHLVGADRVPLGSAQLRELLGADCVLDDQAFRAKVAASVYGVPAARYGDLLHLQRTLRNPDVGLKVLEGQLEQILSDALPPLDPGLIERLATSFDDLESIRENIVRLTGADKALTAFLSTYSGYAFGALRDRAEAMRTAQEKLRALRKELIGLEKQVAGKQHDRETAQQTIAELEQREAELESSIDALRSHPAYSELQNLRDRERLVESARTAAVSALDTANKHRAQEHRSAESVVGMLRRLAGDTEAAGQAAARAAQQLSTAGLDGSLVPRPPAIPAAEVQAEQARVRTSPEPDAEPVPVERYAAPRPDTDALAAEFRAAVRTSEQVSSVARQRSALTLALHQQSRELDAEQDKVTELQRRARQAQLTSTEAAGRRNQAQQELSDAAAVWVERAQKWATEWPSTVDDLLPEPPAAEELVGDRSATRQAREQARRWAKPQLHEARRQVSEIEQEIAELRERSRSREQELAELRAGHEQTPSRPTWADAERDASQGRAFYELVDFQPSLGEADRAGLEAALQSSGLLNAWVTADGAVPGLADLLAAPAESGSGGTLAELLSPAAEADCPVPPERVAALLASVSIDGGAGLSVSVTGAWSAGVLSGAWRKETAEYVGAGAREAARARRIAELEEDLARLRAEIGEAERRHREAGEHAAALDQHLESYPDDSDLLTSHAKLATAIEAAADADQKAVQLREQHERADQRWQASQAELVRAAGEADLSAETQALDTAHRAAVDARAGIDALREAIESRCLPTLTDLRDLSLHHDAAVADRMEAETQAERRCAEYAEQATGLAELTSAVGGEAQQIADKVGAFERERAGLRKQLPQAREKISSLRESSARLETQLEHKQSQLAGREHDATAATDTFRQVLRIPGLWSAAGIADTTPEDLDEAAGLLAEADRRGSTESTVLNRLQTLQHSLSGNYDITAADQHGLLTVTVTGEEGPQPVAEAARRVGERLAEQRGYLNERYQSIFADYLIRDLAERLRGQVGIAGDLCKRMNEVLDGARSSQGVHVQLEWQPSAALGDDIKQAIELVRTPFANRSDDQDALLRRVFTDLIESERDSTSGGYAEILARALDYRSWFVFTVRVRDTGPDGKPRVRRLRQLSSGETRLISYVTLFAAAAAFYDAVSVSSDGRGPLRLVLLDEAFERLDDPTIARMLGLLVDLDMDWLITWPSGWGVSPKIPKMHIYDVLRPRSGHGIACTHTTWDGAALDRANT is encoded by the coding sequence GTGAGCGCAGACAGCACGGAATCGGTGCCCAGCGCCAACCGCTGGCGGCTGCACCGCGGCGGGATCGTCAACATCTGGCAGTACGCCGAGACGACCTTCGACCTGGGCGGCGGCCGGGCGATCTTCCAGGGCACCAACGGTTCCGGCAAGTCCCGCACCCTGGAGCTGCTGCTGCCGCTGTGTCTGGACGGCGACCTGCGGCAGCTGGGTTCGAAGGGCTTCGACACGGTCAGCATCCGGCGCCTGATGCTCGACGAGTACCCGGGCGGGCCGAACCGGATCGGCTATGCCTGGATCGAGCTGCACCGCGAGACCCCGGGCGGCGGTGCTAGCGGCGGGACTGAGGAATTTCTCACCTGCGGTATCGGGGTGAAGGCGTCTAAGACCTCGCAGTCGATCAGCGATTCGTGGCGGTTCATCACCGGCCGCCGGGTCGGCATCAACCTCCACCTGGTCGGCGCGGACCGGGTGCCGCTGGGTTCGGCGCAGCTGCGCGAGCTGCTCGGCGCCGACTGCGTCCTCGACGACCAGGCGTTCCGCGCGAAGGTCGCCGCCTCGGTCTACGGCGTGCCCGCCGCGCGCTACGGCGACCTGCTGCACCTGCAGCGGACGCTGCGCAACCCCGACGTCGGGCTGAAGGTCCTGGAAGGGCAGCTGGAGCAGATCCTGTCGGACGCGCTGCCGCCGCTGGACCCGGGCCTGATCGAGCGGCTGGCGACCTCGTTCGACGACCTGGAGTCGATCCGGGAGAACATCGTCCGGTTGACGGGCGCGGACAAGGCGCTCACCGCCTTCCTGTCCACCTATTCCGGCTACGCGTTCGGCGCGCTGCGCGACCGCGCGGAGGCGATGCGCACCGCGCAGGAGAAGCTTCGGGCGCTGCGCAAGGAGCTGATTGGCCTGGAGAAGCAGGTGGCCGGCAAGCAGCACGACCGCGAGACCGCGCAGCAGACGATCGCCGAACTGGAACAGCGCGAGGCCGAGCTGGAATCCAGCATCGACGCGTTGCGCTCCCACCCGGCGTACTCCGAACTGCAGAACCTGCGCGACCGCGAGCGGCTGGTGGAAAGCGCCCGCACCGCAGCGGTTTCCGCGCTCGACACGGCGAACAAGCACCGCGCACAGGAGCACCGCTCGGCGGAGTCGGTGGTGGGCATGCTGCGCAGGTTGGCCGGTGACACCGAGGCGGCCGGGCAGGCCGCGGCCCGCGCGGCGCAGCAGCTTTCCACGGCTGGGCTGGACGGGTCGCTGGTGCCGCGACCACCGGCGATTCCGGCCGCCGAGGTGCAGGCCGAGCAGGCGCGGGTGCGCACCTCGCCGGAACCGGACGCGGAGCCGGTGCCCGTGGAGCGCTACGCCGCGCCCCGACCGGACACCGATGCGCTCGCCGCGGAATTCCGCGCGGCGGTGAGAACTTCCGAGCAGGTTTCGTCGGTCGCCCGGCAGCGTTCGGCGTTGACGCTCGCGCTGCACCAGCAGTCCCGGGAGCTGGACGCGGAGCAGGACAAGGTCACCGAGCTCCAGCGGCGGGCGCGGCAGGCGCAGCTGACCTCGACGGAAGCGGCCGGGCGGCGCAACCAGGCGCAGCAGGAACTCTCCGACGCCGCAGCGGTGTGGGTGGAACGCGCGCAGAAGTGGGCCACCGAGTGGCCGTCCACTGTGGATGACCTGCTGCCGGAGCCGCCCGCCGCCGAGGAGCTGGTCGGTGACCGCTCGGCGACCCGGCAGGCCCGCGAGCAGGCACGCCGCTGGGCGAAGCCGCAGCTGCACGAGGCGCGCCGGCAGGTGTCCGAGATCGAGCAGGAAATCGCCGAGCTGCGCGAGCGATCCCGGTCCCGCGAACAGGAACTCGCCGAGCTCCGCGCCGGGCACGAACAGACCCCGAGCCGCCCCACCTGGGCCGATGCCGAGCGGGACGCCAGCCAGGGGCGGGCCTTCTACGAGCTGGTGGACTTCCAGCCATCGCTTGGCGAAGCCGACCGGGCCGGGCTGGAGGCGGCGCTGCAGTCCAGCGGGCTGCTCAACGCCTGGGTCACCGCCGACGGCGCAGTGCCCGGCCTCGCCGACCTCCTGGCCGCCCCCGCCGAGTCCGGCTCCGGCGGCACGCTGGCCGAGCTGCTGTCCCCAGCCGCCGAGGCCGACTGCCCGGTACCGCCGGAGCGGGTCGCCGCCCTGCTGGCCTCGGTGTCGATCGACGGCGGTGCCGGACTCTCGGTGTCGGTCACCGGTGCCTGGAGCGCCGGGGTGCTGTCCGGTGCCTGGCGCAAGGAGACGGCGGAGTACGTCGGCGCGGGGGCCCGCGAAGCGGCCCGAGCCCGGCGCATCGCGGAGCTGGAGGAGGACCTCGCGCGGCTGCGCGCCGAGATCGGCGAAGCCGAGCGGCGGCACCGCGAAGCGGGCGAGCACGCGGCGGCCCTCGATCAGCACCTCGAGTCGTACCCGGACGACAGCGACCTGCTGACTTCGCACGCCAAGCTGGCCACGGCGATCGAGGCCGCGGCGGATGCCGACCAGAAGGCCGTGCAGCTGCGCGAGCAACACGAGAGAGCCGATCAGCGCTGGCAGGCGTCGCAGGCCGAGCTGGTGCGCGCCGCGGGCGAGGCCGACCTGTCGGCCGAAACGCAGGCGCTCGACACCGCCCACCGGGCCGCCGTCGACGCCCGCGCTGGCATCGATGCGCTGCGCGAGGCGATCGAGTCGCGCTGCCTGCCGACCCTCACGGACCTGCGGGACCTCTCGTTGCACCACGACGCGGCGGTGGCCGACCGGATGGAGGCCGAGACGCAGGCCGAGCGGCGCTGCGCCGAGTACGCGGAGCAGGCCACCGGCCTCGCGGAGCTCACCTCCGCCGTCGGCGGCGAGGCGCAGCAGATCGCCGACAAGGTCGGCGCTTTCGAGCGGGAGCGCGCCGGGCTGCGCAAGCAGCTGCCGCAGGCGCGGGAGAAGATCAGCTCGCTGCGGGAGTCCTCGGCGCGACTGGAAACCCAGCTGGAGCACAAGCAGTCCCAGCTCGCTGGCCGGGAGCACGACGCGACGGCGGCAACCGACACGTTCCGGCAGGTGCTGCGCATCCCGGGCCTGTGGTCGGCCGCGGGCATCGCCGACACCACGCCGGAGGATCTCGACGAGGCGGCGGGCCTGCTCGCCGAGGCGGACCGCCGGGGCTCGACGGAATCCACGGTGCTCAACCGCCTGCAAACCCTGCAGCACTCGTTGAGCGGCAACTACGACATCACGGCCGCCGACCAGCACGGCCTGCTCACCGTGACCGTCACCGGCGAGGAAGGCCCGCAACCGGTGGCCGAGGCCGCGCGCCGGGTCGGCGAACGGCTCGCCGAGCAGCGCGGTTACCTCAACGAGCGATACCAGTCGATCTTCGCCGACTACCTGATCCGCGACCTCGCGGAGCGGCTGCGCGGCCAGGTCGGCATCGCCGGGGACCTGTGCAAGCGGATGAACGAGGTGCTCGACGGCGCCCGCTCCAGCCAGGGCGTGCACGTCCAGCTGGAATGGCAGCCGTCGGCGGCGCTCGGCGACGACATCAAGCAGGCCATCGAGCTGGTCCGCACCCCGTTCGCCAACCGCAGCGACGACCAGGACGCGCTGCTGCGCCGGGTGTTCACCGATCTGATCGAGTCCGAGCGGGACAGCACCTCGGGCGGCTACGCGGAAATCCTGGCGCGGGCGCTGGACTACCGGTCGTGGTTCGTATTCACCGTCCGGGTTCGCGACACCGGACCGGACGGCAAGCCCCGCGTGCGGCGCCTGCGGCAGCTGTCCTCCGGCGAGACGCGGCTGATCTCCTACGTGACGCTGTTCGCGGCGGCGGCGGCGTTCTACGACGCGGTCAGCGTGTCGTCGGACGGGCGCGGGCCGCTGCGGCTGGTGCTGCTGGACGAGGCGTTCGAGCGGCTGGACGATCCGACGATCGCGCGGATGCTCGGCCTGCTGGTGGACCTCGACATGGACTGGCTGATCACCTGGCCCAGCGGCTGGGGCGTGTCCCCGAAAATCCCGAAGATGCACATCTACGACGTGCTCCGGCCCCGCAGCGGCCACGGCATCGCCTGCACCCACACGACGTGGGACGGCGCCGCCCTCGACCGCGCCAACACGTGA
- a CDS encoding TIGR02679 family protein — protein MGVEDDVRAVWGVEPLRGLWAQARDALEAAKPPATFRLELPDAETQRAVGELYGRPMWGQGTRISVSKLDEAVRRSRFALGLAEVLEILHERPLARRQTAERDERREQTAGTLRAALAERGLATAAWAEPWTQWLQQYGRVGDDELPDVARRAAKALSALALAEPPEAWTSRSELAASVGGAHQLDNGTALSRVVLKAAALAHGAETPGNERERRALWERCGVTLDAVSATVLCWALPLVGSDDWSHGVRQRTALGLPTHLTHLDLRAAPSALVEAGTTIAVCENPRVLESAVEERIAHPVVCVSGHPTTVAVTLLQRLTDCGATLHYHGDFDWPGIGITRSLLTHHNARPWRMSAADYREALDRAAATRTDLPNLVGTPLETPWDPQLAELMATTARAIEEEAVLPTLLTDLRTGLDI, from the coding sequence GTGGGTGTCGAGGACGACGTCCGTGCCGTGTGGGGCGTTGAGCCGCTGCGCGGTTTGTGGGCGCAGGCGCGGGACGCGCTGGAGGCCGCGAAGCCCCCGGCGACGTTCCGGTTGGAGCTGCCCGATGCCGAGACCCAACGAGCCGTCGGCGAGCTCTACGGCCGCCCGATGTGGGGTCAGGGTACGCGGATCAGCGTGTCCAAATTGGACGAAGCAGTCCGGCGCAGCCGGTTCGCGTTGGGGCTGGCGGAAGTTCTGGAGATCCTGCACGAGCGGCCGCTGGCGCGGCGCCAAACCGCGGAGCGGGACGAACGGCGCGAGCAGACCGCAGGGACGCTGCGAGCGGCACTGGCCGAGCGAGGACTCGCGACGGCCGCATGGGCGGAGCCGTGGACGCAGTGGCTCCAGCAGTACGGGCGAGTCGGCGACGACGAACTCCCGGACGTCGCGCGGCGCGCGGCGAAGGCGCTGAGCGCGCTAGCGCTGGCGGAGCCGCCGGAGGCGTGGACGTCGCGTAGCGAGCTAGCGGCGAGCGTTGGCGGAGCGCATCAGCTCGACAACGGCACGGCGTTGAGCCGGGTTGTGCTCAAGGCCGCGGCGCTGGCGCACGGGGCCGAGACACCAGGCAACGAGCGCGAGCGCCGGGCCTTGTGGGAGCGCTGCGGAGTCACGCTCGATGCCGTGTCCGCGACCGTTCTGTGCTGGGCCTTGCCACTGGTCGGCTCGGACGACTGGTCGCACGGCGTCCGGCAGCGCACCGCGCTGGGTCTGCCGACGCACCTGACCCACCTCGACCTGCGCGCTGCCCCGTCCGCGCTCGTCGAGGCGGGCACGACGATCGCCGTGTGCGAGAACCCGCGAGTCCTCGAATCGGCGGTGGAAGAACGCATCGCGCACCCCGTGGTGTGCGTGTCCGGCCATCCCACAACGGTTGCCGTGACGCTGCTGCAGCGCCTCACCGACTGCGGCGCCACGCTGCACTACCACGGCGATTTCGACTGGCCCGGCATCGGCATCACCCGATCCCTCTTGACGCACCACAACGCGCGTCCATGGCGGATGTCCGCCGCCGACTACCGCGAAGCCCTCGACCGGGCGGCGGCAACCCGCACGGACCTGCCGAACCTCGTCGGCACCCCACTCGAAACCCCCTGGGATCCCCAGCTTGCGGAACTGATGGCCACGACGGCCAGAGCCATCGAAGAGGAAGCGGTCCTCCCCACCCTTCTGACCGACCTCCGCACCGGGCTGGACATTTGA
- a CDS encoding GNAT family N-acetyltransferase: MTAGETFSWDRDIDEQRARQRWFLPRPGRTVVAVDEKGRVLGTAVSGPNHEGPAAHVATAGFMVAPDSSGRGVGRALGRRVLDQARADSFRAMQFNAVVETNVRAVALWRSLGMQSATTLPEAFHHPTYGYVCLYVMYQRFSS; encoded by the coding sequence GTGACGGCGGGGGAAACGTTCTCCTGGGATCGCGACATCGACGAGCAGCGGGCCAGGCAGCGCTGGTTCCTGCCCCGGCCGGGCCGCACGGTCGTAGCCGTCGACGAGAAGGGGCGGGTGCTGGGCACAGCGGTGTCGGGCCCGAACCACGAGGGCCCGGCGGCGCACGTCGCGACGGCCGGCTTCATGGTCGCCCCGGACAGCTCGGGGCGCGGCGTGGGCCGAGCGCTGGGACGCCGCGTCCTGGACCAAGCACGAGCGGACAGCTTCCGAGCGATGCAGTTCAACGCGGTCGTCGAGACCAACGTCAGAGCGGTGGCCCTGTGGCGCTCCCTCGGCATGCAGAGCGCGACGACCCTCCCCGAAGCGTTCCACCACCCGACCTACGGCTACGTCTGCCTGTACGTCATGTACCAGCGTTTCAGCAGCTAG
- a CDS encoding VOC family protein, with protein MASVVVEFSAQEPERLARWWADVLGWHLDTRAGTVVQPTGPGVPLRFVVSARAKTRKNGVHLDLRSESHDDQNRIVERLFNAGARFADIDQSSDVPWVVMADIEGNELCVLEPRKVYAYTGPVAAVVIDTSDPRSDARTMATATGMELAGERSEFASLRPPSGEGPFLEFLESESGPEGMLRVLVE; from the coding sequence ATGGCATCGGTCGTCGTGGAGTTCTCGGCGCAGGAGCCGGAGCGGCTCGCGCGGTGGTGGGCCGACGTGCTCGGATGGCATCTCGACACGCGCGCCGGGACCGTCGTCCAGCCGACCGGCCCCGGGGTGCCGCTGCGGTTCGTCGTGAGCGCCCGCGCCAAGACCCGGAAGAACGGCGTGCACCTGGACCTGCGCAGCGAGTCGCACGACGACCAGAACAGGATCGTGGAGCGGTTGTTCAACGCCGGCGCCCGGTTCGCCGACATCGACCAGAGCAGCGACGTGCCGTGGGTGGTGATGGCCGACATCGAGGGCAACGAGCTGTGCGTGCTGGAACCCCGGAAGGTATACGCCTACACCGGGCCGGTCGCCGCAGTCGTGATCGACACCTCGGACCCGCGCTCGGACGCCCGGACCATGGCGACGGCGACCGGTATGGAACTGGCGGGCGAACGCTCCGAGTTCGCGTCGCTGCGCCCGCCGTCCGGCGAAGGGCCCTTCCTGGAGTTCCTGGAGAGCGAGTCCGGGCCGGAGGGCATGCTCCGCGTCCTCGTGGAGTGA
- a CDS encoding saccharopine dehydrogenase family protein, with translation MTWMIYGASGYTGRLVADRALDRGERPVLAGRDPAKIAAFATPRGLPYRVFDLGDPDAVAEGLRGIDIVAHCAGPFSATSAPMVEGCLRAGAHYLDITGEIDVFEAVFARHEDARRAGVVLLPGSGFDVVPTDCLAAMVAADLPTATHLDLAFHTSGGISGGTLKSALEGAALGGRARVDGEVRTVPLAWRRREIPFPSGPRRVTSLPWGDVSTAYRSTGIGNITAFAHLPGLDRTGRRSTRLSQVVMGSHIVQRLGKAAIGVVVRGPGRATRSRSWVEVYAEATAPDGTSVSAALIGPDTYDLTADAVLRAVHSLSAEPPAPGAHTPSTAFGADFVRRLHGVKIIEPARR, from the coding sequence ATGACCTGGATGATCTACGGAGCGAGCGGCTACACCGGTCGGCTGGTCGCCGACCGGGCGCTCGACCGCGGGGAGCGGCCGGTGCTGGCCGGTCGCGACCCGGCGAAGATCGCGGCCTTCGCCACGCCCAGGGGCCTGCCGTACCGGGTCTTCGACCTCGGCGACCCCGACGCGGTCGCCGAGGGGCTGCGGGGCATCGACATAGTCGCGCACTGCGCCGGTCCGTTTTCCGCGACGTCGGCGCCGATGGTCGAAGGCTGCCTGCGAGCCGGCGCGCACTACCTCGACATCACCGGCGAGATCGACGTTTTCGAGGCGGTTTTCGCGCGCCACGAGGACGCTCGCCGCGCCGGTGTGGTGCTCCTGCCGGGCTCGGGCTTCGACGTGGTGCCCACCGACTGCCTGGCCGCGATGGTTGCAGCCGACCTGCCCACCGCGACCCATCTGGACCTTGCCTTCCACACCAGCGGCGGGATCAGCGGCGGAACGTTGAAGAGCGCGCTGGAGGGTGCCGCGCTGGGAGGCAGGGCGCGCGTGGACGGCGAGGTGCGCACCGTGCCGCTGGCGTGGCGTCGGCGTGAGATCCCGTTCCCGTCCGGGCCGCGGCGGGTCACCTCGCTGCCTTGGGGTGATGTCAGCACGGCCTACCGCAGCACCGGGATCGGCAACATCACCGCCTTCGCCCACCTGCCCGGACTCGACCGGACCGGCCGTCGTTCGACCCGGTTGTCGCAGGTCGTGATGGGGTCGCACATCGTGCAGCGGCTGGGCAAGGCGGCGATCGGCGTAGTCGTGCGCGGCCCCGGCCGGGCGACCCGCTCGCGCAGCTGGGTCGAGGTCTACGCGGAGGCGACGGCACCGGACGGCACGAGCGTGTCGGCGGCCCTGATCGGCCCGGACACCTACGACCTCACTGCGGACGCGGTGCTCCGGGCGGTCCACTCCCTGAGCGCGGAACCCCCGGCGCCCGGGGCTCACACCCCGTCCACGGCGTTCGGCGCGGACTTCGTCCGCCGCCTCCACGGGGTCAAGATCATCGAACCGGCCCGCCGCTGA
- a CDS encoding IclR family transcriptional regulator encodes MSKTVAKAVHVLETLAAAPKTVAELARELGVHGSTALRMLQPLADGGLIARGPDGRYRLGFRLVELGQQMLEDMDLRAVARPHLISLADATRSTAHLAQLVDDQIVYVDKIEGAASIRTWSRIGRAVPLHTAAASKVILAALPADHRDRLLSAHAFTRYTERTITGEAEFRDHLVEVARLGYATDQAEFEPLVHCIGVRIPDVTGQLLAAVSLTTVRADTDLPELGSLLGQVRDTATAIAVALGHQAG; translated from the coding sequence ATGTCGAAGACGGTCGCCAAGGCGGTCCACGTGCTCGAAACCCTCGCCGCAGCGCCTAAGACCGTCGCGGAGCTGGCGCGCGAGCTCGGGGTGCACGGCTCGACCGCGCTGCGGATGCTGCAGCCGCTGGCCGACGGCGGCCTGATCGCCCGCGGACCGGACGGCCGATACCGCCTCGGGTTCCGGCTGGTCGAGCTCGGCCAGCAGATGCTGGAGGACATGGACCTGCGCGCGGTCGCCCGGCCGCACCTGATCTCGCTCGCGGACGCCACGCGCTCGACGGCGCACCTGGCGCAGCTGGTGGACGACCAGATCGTCTACGTCGACAAGATCGAGGGCGCCGCGTCGATCCGCACCTGGTCGCGGATTGGACGGGCAGTGCCGCTGCACACCGCCGCCGCCAGCAAGGTGATCCTGGCCGCGCTGCCGGCTGACCACCGGGATCGCCTGCTGTCCGCGCACGCCTTCACCCGCTACACCGAGCGCACCATCACCGGCGAAGCCGAGTTCCGGGACCACCTGGTCGAGGTCGCGCGGCTCGGCTACGCCACCGACCAGGCCGAATTCGAGCCGCTGGTGCACTGCATCGGCGTCCGGATCCCTGACGTCACCGGGCAGCTCCTGGCGGCCGTGTCGCTGACGACGGTGCGCGCCGACACCGATCTGCCCGAGCTCGGCAGCCTCCTCGGCCAGGTCCGGGACACGGCCACCGCGATCGCCGTTGCCCTCGGCCACCAGGCGGGTTGA
- a CDS encoding putative hydro-lyase, with the protein MTQPKAMSPEQARAAFRAGLRVPTSGYSAGWTQANLIALPREYAYDFLLFAQRNPRSCPVLDVTEPGETSASIFAGDLRTDLPAYTVYRDGELAGERAEVTDLWRDDLVSFLVGCSFTFEAALLEAEVPVRHVEAGSNVPMYRTNRKCRPAGRLTGPMVVSMRPIPADLVSTAVRVTSRYPAVHGAPVHVGAPEALGILDIDRPDFGDAVEIRPGEVPVFWACGVTPQAAVMQSKPPFAIGHAPGYMAITDARDSRFLVP; encoded by the coding sequence ATGACGCAGCCGAAAGCGATGTCGCCGGAGCAGGCCCGTGCGGCGTTCCGCGCCGGATTGCGCGTACCGACCTCGGGTTACAGCGCGGGTTGGACCCAGGCGAACCTTATCGCGCTGCCCCGCGAGTACGCCTACGACTTCTTGCTGTTCGCGCAACGCAATCCGCGCTCCTGCCCGGTGCTCGACGTGACCGAGCCCGGCGAGACCAGCGCTTCGATCTTCGCTGGCGACCTGCGCACCGACCTGCCCGCTTACACGGTCTACCGGGACGGCGAGCTGGCCGGGGAACGCGCAGAGGTCACCGACCTGTGGCGGGACGACCTGGTGTCGTTCCTGGTCGGCTGCAGCTTCACCTTCGAGGCGGCGCTGCTGGAGGCCGAGGTTCCGGTGCGCCACGTCGAGGCGGGCAGCAACGTGCCGATGTACCGGACGAATCGGAAATGCCGCCCGGCCGGCCGGTTGACGGGACCGATGGTGGTGTCGATGCGGCCGATCCCGGCGGACCTGGTGTCCACCGCGGTTCGCGTGACCTCCCGGTACCCGGCGGTGCACGGTGCCCCGGTGCACGTCGGCGCGCCGGAAGCGTTGGGAATCCTGGACATCGACCGGCCGGACTTCGGCGACGCGGTGGAGATCCGGCCCGGGGAGGTCCCGGTGTTCTGGGCCTGCGGGGTGACGCCACAGGCGGCCGTGATGCAGTCCAAGCCGCCGTTCGCCATCGGCCACGCGCCCGGCTACATGGCGATCACCGACGCCCGCGACAGCCGTTTTCTCGTCCCGTAA